A stretch of Synechococcus sp. MIT S9220 DNA encodes these proteins:
- a CDS encoding DNA-directed RNA polymerase subunit gamma: protein MTNSNLRTENHFDYVKITLASPDRVMEWGQRTLPNGQVVGEVTKPETINYRTLKPEMDGLFCEKIFGPSKDWECHCGKYKRVRHRGIVCERCGVEVTESRVRRHRMGFIKLAAPVSHVWYLKGIPSYVAILLDMPLRDVEQIVYFNCYVVLDAGDHKDLKYKQLLTEDEWLEIEDEIYAEDSEIENEPVVGIGAEALKQLLEDLTLNEVAEQLREDIASSKGQKRAKLIKRLRVIDNFIATNARPEWMVLDVIPVIPPDLRPMVQLDGGRFATSDLNDLYRRVINRNNRLARLQEILAPEIIVRNEKRMLQEAVDALIDNGRRGRTVVGANNRPLKSLSDIIEGKQGRFRQNLLGKRVDYSGRSVIVVGPKLKMHQCGLPKEMAIELFQPFVIHRLIRQNIVNNIKAAKKLIQRADDEVMQVLQEVIEGHPIMLNRAPTLHRLGIQAFEPKLVDGRAIQLHPLVCPAFNADFDGDQMAVHVPLAIEAQTEARMLMLASNNILSPATGEPIITPSQDMVLGTYYLTALQPQMSPIEFGDRSRTFSGLEDVIHALEDNRLGLHEWVWVRFNGEVEDDDERDEPLSSETLSDGTRLEQWTYRRDRFDEDGALISRYILTTVGRVVMNHTIIDAVAAT, encoded by the coding sequence ATGACCAACAGCAACCTCCGGACCGAGAACCACTTCGATTACGTCAAGATCACACTCGCCTCACCTGATCGGGTGATGGAGTGGGGTCAGCGCACCTTGCCCAATGGCCAGGTGGTGGGCGAGGTCACCAAGCCTGAGACCATCAACTACCGAACCCTCAAGCCCGAGATGGACGGGCTGTTCTGTGAAAAGATCTTCGGTCCTTCCAAAGACTGGGAATGCCATTGCGGCAAATACAAGCGGGTGCGTCACCGCGGCATTGTCTGTGAGCGCTGTGGCGTTGAGGTCACTGAAAGCCGGGTGCGCAGGCACCGCATGGGCTTCATCAAGCTTGCAGCCCCTGTCTCGCATGTTTGGTATCTGAAGGGCATCCCCAGCTACGTGGCAATCCTGCTGGATATGCCTCTGCGCGATGTGGAGCAGATTGTCTACTTCAACTGCTACGTGGTGCTGGATGCCGGTGATCACAAGGATCTCAAGTACAAGCAGTTGCTTACTGAGGATGAGTGGCTGGAGATCGAGGATGAGATCTATGCCGAGGATTCTGAGATTGAGAACGAGCCGGTGGTCGGTATCGGTGCGGAAGCACTGAAGCAGCTGCTCGAAGATCTCACCTTGAATGAGGTGGCTGAACAGCTGCGTGAGGACATCGCCAGCAGCAAAGGTCAGAAGCGCGCCAAGCTGATCAAGCGCTTGCGCGTCATCGACAACTTCATTGCCACCAATGCACGTCCCGAGTGGATGGTGCTCGATGTGATTCCGGTGATTCCTCCTGATCTGCGCCCGATGGTGCAGCTGGATGGTGGTCGTTTCGCCACCTCAGATCTCAATGATCTCTATCGCCGGGTGATCAACCGCAACAACAGGCTTGCGCGTTTGCAGGAGATCCTTGCCCCAGAGATCATCGTCCGCAATGAAAAGCGGATGCTGCAGGAGGCCGTGGATGCCCTGATCGACAACGGCCGCCGTGGTCGCACCGTCGTCGGTGCCAACAACCGTCCTCTGAAGTCACTCAGCGACATCATTGAGGGCAAGCAAGGTCGCTTCCGTCAGAACCTGCTCGGCAAGCGTGTCGACTACTCCGGTCGTTCCGTGATTGTGGTGGGTCCGAAACTGAAGATGCATCAATGCGGCCTGCCGAAGGAGATGGCGATCGAGCTGTTCCAGCCGTTCGTGATCCATCGTCTGATCCGTCAGAACATCGTTAACAACATCAAGGCCGCCAAGAAGCTCATCCAGCGTGCGGATGACGAGGTGATGCAGGTCCTTCAGGAGGTGATCGAGGGGCATCCGATCATGCTCAACCGAGCACCGACTCTGCACCGACTCGGCATTCAGGCTTTTGAGCCCAAATTGGTGGATGGCCGTGCCATCCAGCTCCATCCTCTCGTCTGCCCTGCGTTCAACGCTGACTTCGACGGTGACCAGATGGCTGTTCACGTGCCCCTGGCGATCGAAGCCCAGACCGAGGCCCGCATGCTGATGCTGGCGAGTAACAACATTCTCTCTCCCGCCACCGGCGAACCGATCATCACGCCATCGCAGGACATGGTGCTCGGTACGTACTACCTCACGGCGCTTCAGCCGCAGATGAGTCCGATTGAATTCGGGGACCGTAGTCGCACGTTCTCTGGTTTAGAGGACGTCATTCATGCTCTGGAAGACAATCGTCTCGGACTGCATGAGTGGGTCTGGGTTCGCTTCAACGGTGAGGTTGAGGACGACGACGAGCGAGACGAGCCCCTGAGCAGTGAAACCCTCTCCGACGGCACGAGGCTTGAGCAGTGGACTTACCGCCGTGATCGTTTTGATGAAGACGGAGCTCTGATCAGCCGCTACATCCTCACCACCGTGGGCCGTGTGGTGATGAATCACACCATCATTGATGCAGTGGCAGCCACCTGA
- the rpoB gene encoding DNA-directed RNA polymerase subunit beta, whose translation MSSSAIQVAKTATYLPDLVEVQRASFKWFLERGLIEELESFSPITDYTGKLELHFVGSEYRLKRPRHDVEEAKRRDATFASQMYVTCRLVNKETGEIKEQEVFIGELPLMTERGTFIINGAERVIVNQIVRSPGVYFKDEMDKNGRRTYNASVIPNRGAWLKFETDKNDLLHVRVDKTRKINAHVLMRAMGLSDNDVIDKLRHPEYYKKSIEAANDEGISSEDQALLELYKKLRPGEPPSVSGGQQLLQTRFFDPKRYDLGRVGRYKINKKLRLTIPDSVRTLTHEDVLSTLDYLINLELDVGGASLDDIDHLGNRRVRSVGELLQNQVRVGLNRLERIIKERMTVGETDSLTPAQLVNPKPLVAAIKEFFGSSQLSQFMDQTNPLAELTHKRRISALGPGGLTRERAGFAVRDIHPSHYGRLCPIETPEGPNAGLINSLATHARVNEYGFIETPFWKVEEGRVLKQGDPIYLSADLEDECRVAPGDVATDSDGTILADLIPVRYRQDFEKVPPEQVDYVQLSPVQVISVATSLIPFLEHDDANRALMGSNMQRQAVPLLRPERPLVGTGLETQVARDSGMVPISRVNGTVTFVDATAIVVQDEEGLEHTHFLQKYQRSNQDTCLNQRPIVRQGDPVIVGQVLADGSACEGGEIALGQNVLIAYMPWEGYNYEDAILVSERLVNDDLYTSVHIEKYEIEARQTKLGPEEITREIPNVAEESLGNLDEMGIIRIGAFVESGDILVGKVTPKGESDQPPEEKLLRAIFGEKARDVRDNSLRVPSTERGRVVDVRIYTREQGDELPPGANMVVRVYVAQRRKIQVGDKMAGRHGNKGIISRILPREDMPYLPDGTPVDIVLNPLGVPSRMNVGQVFELLMGWAASNLDCRVKVVPFDEMYGPEMSQQTVETFLKTAAKQPGKEWIYNPDDPGKLQLIDGRTGEPFDQPVAVGYSHFLKLVHLVDDKIHARSTGPYSLVTQQPLGGKAQQGGQRLGEMEVWALEAYGAAYTLQELLTVKSDDMQGRNEALNAIVKGKPIPRPGTPESFKVLMRELQSLGLDIAVFTDEGKEVDLMQDVNPRRSTPSRPTYESLGVADYDED comes from the coding sequence ATGAGCAGCAGCGCGATTCAGGTCGCCAAGACCGCCACCTATCTGCCCGATCTGGTGGAGGTACAGCGTGCCAGTTTCAAGTGGTTTCTTGAGAGAGGTCTAATTGAGGAGCTTGAAAGCTTCTCGCCGATTACCGATTACACCGGCAAGCTTGAGCTCCATTTCGTCGGTAGCGAGTACCGGCTGAAGCGCCCTCGCCACGACGTGGAAGAGGCCAAGCGTCGTGATGCGACGTTTGCTTCACAGATGTATGTGACCTGCCGTCTGGTCAACAAGGAGACCGGCGAGATCAAGGAACAAGAGGTGTTCATTGGCGAGCTGCCATTGATGACGGAGCGGGGGACGTTCATCATCAACGGCGCAGAGCGCGTGATCGTGAACCAGATCGTGCGCAGCCCTGGGGTCTATTTCAAAGATGAAATGGACAAGAACGGACGTCGCACCTACAACGCCAGCGTCATCCCGAATCGTGGAGCTTGGCTGAAGTTTGAGACCGATAAGAACGATCTTCTGCACGTTCGGGTTGATAAGACCCGCAAGATCAACGCTCACGTGCTCATGCGTGCCATGGGCCTGTCGGACAACGATGTGATCGACAAGCTCCGGCATCCGGAGTACTACAAAAAGTCGATTGAAGCCGCCAACGACGAGGGCATCAGCTCTGAGGATCAGGCTTTGCTTGAGCTCTACAAAAAGCTGCGCCCGGGTGAGCCGCCATCAGTCAGTGGGGGACAGCAGCTTCTGCAGACCCGTTTCTTTGATCCCAAGCGCTACGACCTCGGTCGAGTGGGTCGCTACAAGATCAATAAGAAGCTCCGTCTCACGATTCCAGACTCCGTGCGCACCCTCACCCATGAGGATGTGCTGTCCACCCTTGATTATCTGATCAATCTTGAGCTGGATGTTGGTGGTGCCAGCCTCGATGACATCGATCATCTGGGTAATCGCCGGGTCCGCTCCGTGGGTGAGCTGCTTCAGAACCAGGTGCGTGTTGGTCTGAACCGCCTTGAGCGAATCATCAAGGAACGGATGACGGTCGGTGAGACCGACTCGCTCACCCCTGCCCAGCTGGTCAATCCCAAGCCGCTCGTCGCAGCCATCAAGGAGTTCTTCGGCTCCAGTCAGCTGAGTCAGTTCATGGATCAAACGAATCCATTGGCTGAACTCACGCACAAGCGTCGTATTTCAGCTCTTGGTCCAGGAGGTCTGACCCGGGAGCGTGCAGGCTTTGCTGTGCGTGATATCCATCCTTCTCACTACGGCCGTCTCTGCCCGATCGAGACGCCTGAAGGCCCTAACGCCGGCCTCATCAATTCACTTGCCACCCACGCCCGGGTGAATGAATACGGTTTCATCGAAACCCCCTTCTGGAAAGTCGAGGAGGGGCGGGTGCTCAAGCAGGGTGATCCGATTTATCTGTCGGCTGATCTTGAGGACGAATGTCGTGTCGCCCCTGGAGATGTGGCGACCGACAGCGACGGAACGATCCTCGCTGATCTGATCCCTGTCCGATACAGGCAGGATTTTGAGAAGGTCCCCCCCGAGCAAGTGGACTACGTGCAGCTCTCACCCGTGCAGGTGATCTCTGTTGCTACCTCCTTGATCCCTTTCCTGGAGCACGACGACGCCAACCGCGCATTGATGGGCTCCAACATGCAGCGTCAGGCTGTGCCGCTGTTGCGTCCGGAGCGTCCGCTGGTCGGAACAGGCCTGGAAACCCAGGTTGCCCGCGACTCGGGGATGGTCCCGATCTCCAGGGTGAATGGCACCGTCACCTTCGTTGATGCCACCGCGATTGTGGTGCAGGACGAAGAAGGTCTCGAACACACCCATTTCCTCCAGAAGTACCAGCGTTCTAATCAGGACACCTGTCTGAACCAGCGTCCGATTGTTCGCCAGGGAGACCCGGTGATCGTGGGTCAGGTGCTTGCCGATGGTTCCGCCTGTGAAGGCGGTGAGATCGCTCTTGGTCAGAACGTCTTGATCGCTTACATGCCCTGGGAGGGTTACAACTACGAGGACGCAATCCTTGTGAGTGAGCGCCTGGTCAACGACGACCTCTACACCTCGGTGCACATCGAGAAGTACGAGATCGAGGCTCGTCAGACCAAGCTGGGGCCAGAGGAGATCACCCGAGAGATTCCCAACGTTGCAGAGGAAAGCCTCGGCAACCTCGATGAGATGGGCATCATCCGCATCGGTGCATTTGTGGAGAGCGGCGACATTCTTGTCGGCAAGGTGACGCCGAAGGGTGAATCCGATCAGCCCCCTGAGGAGAAACTGCTGCGCGCAATCTTCGGTGAAAAAGCCCGTGACGTGCGTGACAACTCACTGAGGGTGCCCAGCACCGAACGTGGACGTGTCGTGGATGTACGCATTTACACCCGCGAACAGGGTGATGAGCTGCCCCCCGGCGCCAACATGGTGGTGCGTGTGTATGTGGCTCAACGCCGCAAGATCCAGGTTGGCGACAAGATGGCCGGCCGCCATGGCAACAAGGGAATCATCAGCCGCATCCTCCCGCGTGAGGACATGCCATACCTCCCCGATGGCACTCCTGTGGACATCGTGTTGAATCCTCTCGGCGTTCCCAGCCGAATGAATGTCGGCCAGGTGTTCGAGCTCCTGATGGGTTGGGCCGCTTCCAATCTCGACTGCCGAGTGAAGGTCGTGCCCTTCGATGAGATGTATGGCCCTGAAATGTCCCAGCAAACCGTCGAAACCTTTTTGAAGACAGCGGCCAAACAGCCTGGGAAGGAGTGGATCTACAACCCGGATGACCCCGGCAAGCTTCAGCTGATCGATGGCCGCACCGGTGAGCCTTTTGATCAGCCTGTGGCGGTGGGTTACTCCCATTTCCTCAAGCTGGTTCACCTGGTGGACGACAAGATCCATGCCCGCTCAACCGGCCCCTACTCCCTGGTCACCCAGCAACCTCTGGGGGGCAAGGCCCAGCAGGGTGGTCAGCGTCTCGGAGAGATGGAGGTGTGGGCTCTCGAGGCCTACGGCGCCGCTTACACCCTCCAAGAGCTGCTGACTGTCAAGTCCGACGACATGCAGGGACGCAACGAGGCTCTCAACGCCATCGTTAAAGGCAAGCCGATCCCCCGCCCTGGGACGCCGGAATCGTTCAAGGTGCTGATGCGCGAGCTTCAGTCGCTGGGTCTTGACATTGCCGTGTTCACCGATGAAGGCAAGGAAGTGGACCTGATGCAGGACGTGAATCCACGTCGCAGCACCCCCAGTCGGCCTACCTACGAATCTCTGGGTGTCGCTGACTACGACGAGGACTGA
- a CDS encoding TatD family hydrolase, giving the protein MATPVLIDSHCHIVFRTFEEDLEAVAERWRGAGVTSLLHACVEPSEIPAIRSLADRFPEMRYSVGVHPLDTKHWSQDTPDVLRLAALDDSRVVAIGELGLDLFRDKNLDEQLAILRPQLDLAVELNLPVIIHCRDAAEPMLTELRARRLEGRCPAGVMHCWGGTPEEMHQFLELGLYISFSGTVTFPKAVPTHDCAREVPQDRFLVETDCPFLAPVPRRGKRNEPAFVASVATRVAELRQQSLEQVAQDSTANARRLFRLP; this is encoded by the coding sequence ATGGCCACTCCGGTGTTAATCGACAGCCACTGTCACATCGTCTTTCGAACCTTCGAAGAGGATCTTGAGGCTGTCGCCGAACGTTGGCGGGGGGCCGGTGTGACGTCGCTCCTTCATGCCTGTGTCGAGCCGAGTGAGATCCCGGCCATCCGCTCGCTGGCGGATCGATTTCCGGAGATGCGTTACTCCGTAGGTGTTCATCCATTGGATACCAAACACTGGAGTCAGGACACACCCGATGTATTGCGCCTGGCAGCACTCGATGACAGTCGGGTGGTGGCCATCGGCGAGCTCGGTCTAGATCTTTTCCGAGACAAGAATTTGGATGAGCAGCTTGCGATCCTGCGACCCCAGCTCGATCTTGCTGTGGAGCTCAACCTGCCGGTGATCATCCATTGCCGCGATGCGGCAGAGCCGATGTTGACGGAACTGCGTGCGCGACGGCTCGAAGGACGTTGTCCGGCCGGCGTGATGCATTGCTGGGGAGGAACCCCGGAGGAGATGCACCAGTTTTTGGAGCTGGGGCTCTACATCAGCTTTAGCGGCACCGTGACATTCCCTAAGGCGGTGCCGACCCATGACTGTGCGCGGGAGGTTCCTCAGGATCGCTTCCTGGTGGAGACCGATTGTCCGTTCTTGGCGCCGGTGCCTCGTCGGGGCAAACGCAATGAGCCTGCGTTTGTGGCTTCGGTGGCCACACGTGTTGCCGAACTACGCCAGCAGTCGCTTGAGCAGGTCGCTCAGGACAGCACTGCCAATGCAAGGCGTCTGTTCAGGCTTCCCTGA
- the rpsT gene encoding 30S ribosomal protein S20, whose protein sequence is MANNKSSKKRVEIAERNRLENKAYKSAMRTLMKRCLSACDAYTATPGDEAKAGVQTSMNAAFSKIDKAVKRGVLHRNTGAHQKARLTVAVKKAIDPAPAAG, encoded by the coding sequence GTGGCCAATAACAAGTCCTCAAAGAAGCGCGTTGAGATCGCTGAGCGCAATCGCCTCGAGAACAAGGCCTATAAATCGGCCATGCGCACTCTGATGAAGCGTTGCCTGAGTGCCTGTGACGCTTACACCGCCACACCCGGCGACGAAGCGAAAGCCGGTGTTCAGACCAGCATGAATGCTGCTTTCAGCAAGATCGATAAGGCTGTCAAGCGTGGCGTGCTCCACCGCAATACCGGCGCTCACCAGAAAGCGAGGCTGACGGTTGCCGTGAAAAAAGCGATTGATCCAGCTCCTGCTGCGGGCTGA
- the hisD gene encoding histidinol dehydrogenase → MTTLSTEPAASGLPRCLESAAGAEQQLDRISTRTTGQAQREATATVEAIIERVRHEGDRALIALTEQFDGFRPEPLRVPAIELQQAWESSPANLRDALELAHRRIQDFHQRQKPQDLDVQGVHGERLGRRWRPVQAAGLYVPGGRASYPSTVLMNAVPARAAGVEKVVMVTPAGRTGQVNRTVLAAAHLAGVQEVYRIGGAQAVAALALGTETIPRVDVISGPGNLYVTLAKKLVYGQVGIDSLAGPSEVLVIADGSASVAQVASDLLAQAEHDPLAAAILLTTSQSLADALPVELEAQLSRHPREAICRKSLGEWGLVVVCDNLETCARLSDRFAPEHLELLVERPRMLADRIQQAGAIFIGPWSPEAVGDYLAGPNHTLPTCGSARYSGALSVETFMRHTSMIEFSREALEATGGAVVELADSEGLHSHANSVKVRLD, encoded by the coding sequence ATGACCACCCTGAGCACGGAGCCAGCGGCGAGCGGTCTGCCCAGGTGCCTCGAGAGCGCAGCCGGGGCTGAGCAACAGCTCGATCGGATTTCAACCCGCACCACTGGTCAGGCCCAGAGGGAGGCGACTGCAACGGTCGAAGCCATCATCGAACGCGTCCGCCATGAAGGTGACCGTGCCCTGATTGCGCTGACTGAACAGTTCGACGGTTTCCGTCCGGAACCATTGCGCGTTCCCGCGATTGAGCTGCAACAAGCCTGGGAGAGCAGCCCGGCAAATCTGAGAGACGCCCTGGAACTCGCCCATCGTCGGATCCAGGATTTTCACCAGCGTCAGAAGCCTCAGGATCTTGATGTGCAAGGCGTTCATGGCGAACGACTGGGACGGCGATGGCGACCGGTGCAGGCCGCAGGTCTTTATGTGCCTGGCGGGCGGGCCTCCTACCCCAGCACGGTGCTGATGAATGCAGTGCCTGCAAGAGCAGCCGGTGTGGAAAAAGTGGTGATGGTCACTCCAGCAGGACGGACTGGACAGGTGAACCGCACAGTGTTGGCGGCAGCACACCTGGCAGGGGTGCAAGAGGTCTATCGAATCGGTGGCGCCCAGGCGGTCGCGGCTCTTGCCCTGGGCACCGAAACCATCCCCCGCGTCGATGTCATCAGTGGTCCAGGAAATCTCTACGTGACCCTCGCCAAAAAGCTGGTCTACGGGCAGGTCGGAATTGATTCCCTCGCTGGCCCCAGCGAAGTGCTGGTCATCGCCGACGGCTCGGCCAGCGTTGCTCAGGTCGCTTCGGATCTTCTGGCGCAGGCAGAACACGATCCACTGGCTGCCGCCATCCTGCTCACCACGTCCCAGTCTCTGGCTGATGCCCTGCCTGTGGAGCTCGAAGCTCAACTCAGCAGGCATCCCCGTGAGGCCATTTGCAGGAAATCCCTCGGTGAGTGGGGGCTGGTCGTGGTCTGCGACAACCTTGAAACCTGCGCACGCCTCAGCGATCGATTTGCACCGGAACACCTGGAGCTGCTTGTGGAGCGACCGCGGATGTTGGCGGATCGCATTCAGCAGGCAGGCGCCATTTTCATCGGTCCCTGGAGCCCGGAAGCGGTCGGTGATTATCTAGCCGGCCCCAATCACACCCTGCCCACGTGCGGTTCGGCGCGTTACAGCGGCGCTCTGAGCGTGGAAACCTTCATGCGCCACACCTCAATGATCGAATTCAGCCGGGAAGCCCTCGAAGCCACGGGCGGAGCTGTGGTGGAACTCGCCGACAGCGAAGGACTGCACAGCCACGCGAATTCGGTGAAGGTCCGGCTGGACTGA
- the rpiA gene encoding ribose-5-phosphate isomerase RpiA translates to MSDLQNQMKQAVAEAAVEQFRDGMIVGLGSGSTAALMIKGLGQRLASGQLKDIVGVTTSFQGEVLAAELGIPLRSLNAVDRIDLAIDGADEVDPAFQLIKGGGACHVQEKLVAARAERFVVVVDSTKLVDRLNLEFLLPVEVLPGAWRQVQQQLAAMNGQAELRMAHRKAGPVVTDQGNLVLDVRFEAGITNPVDLERSINNIPGVLENGLFVNLADEVLVGEVNDGVAGVRRLDKAG, encoded by the coding sequence ATGTCAGATCTTCAGAACCAGATGAAACAGGCCGTCGCAGAAGCGGCGGTTGAACAGTTCCGTGACGGCATGATCGTGGGGCTGGGATCGGGTTCCACTGCAGCTCTGATGATCAAGGGTCTCGGGCAGCGCCTGGCATCCGGACAGCTCAAGGACATCGTCGGTGTCACCACGTCGTTTCAAGGTGAGGTGCTTGCTGCAGAGCTTGGTATCCCCCTGCGCAGCCTGAATGCTGTGGATCGGATCGATCTGGCCATCGATGGTGCCGATGAGGTGGATCCTGCGTTCCAGCTAATCAAGGGCGGCGGTGCATGTCACGTCCAGGAGAAGCTTGTCGCGGCTCGCGCTGAACGTTTCGTTGTTGTTGTGGACTCCACCAAGCTGGTGGACCGCCTGAATCTTGAATTTCTTCTGCCCGTTGAGGTTCTGCCGGGAGCCTGGCGTCAGGTCCAACAACAGTTGGCCGCGATGAATGGACAAGCCGAACTGCGCATGGCTCATCGCAAGGCCGGTCCCGTGGTGACCGATCAGGGCAATCTCGTGCTGGATGTTCGCTTCGAAGCAGGGATCACCAATCCTGTGGATCTGGAACGAAGCATTAACAACATCCCCGGTGTGCTGGAGAACGGTTTGTTTGTGAACCTCGCTGATGAGGTGCTCGTTGGTGAAGTGAACGACGGCGTGGCCGGTGTTCGTCGATTAGACAAAGCCGGCTGA
- a CDS encoding trypsin-like peptidase domain-containing protein, which produces MALSFIVLPARVLAANALPGTHSFVADAVRNVAPAVVRIDTERVVERQPFDPNLIDPLLRDLLGEPGYGPERQRGQGSGVVIDREGLVLTNAHVVEQVEEVNVTLADGDQRDGVVIGRDPVTDLALVRLEGGESPKPARLGDSDALDVGDWAIALGTPYGLERTVTLGIVSSLHRNISSLGFNDKRLDLIQTDAAINPGNSGGPLVNADGRVIGINTLVRSGPGAGLGFAIPINLASRVAEQLQQAGEVVHPYLGLQLIPLTARIAREHNRDPNALVELPERSGALVQSVLPDSPAQRAGLRRGDLVVKAGEVPVDDPQTLLQQVDQAEIHQPLTLQIIRGEKDLQLPVKPEPLPGFG; this is translated from the coding sequence ATTGCTCTGTCATTCATTGTCCTGCCGGCCAGGGTGCTTGCAGCCAATGCACTTCCCGGCACTCACAGTTTTGTCGCAGATGCAGTGCGCAACGTTGCTCCGGCAGTGGTCCGAATCGATACGGAGCGGGTCGTGGAGCGCCAGCCCTTTGATCCCAATCTGATCGACCCGCTGCTGAGGGATTTGCTCGGAGAGCCCGGCTATGGACCGGAGCGTCAGCGTGGTCAGGGTTCCGGAGTTGTGATCGACCGGGAGGGGTTGGTGCTCACCAATGCCCACGTTGTGGAGCAGGTGGAGGAGGTCAATGTCACCCTGGCCGACGGTGATCAACGCGATGGTGTTGTGATCGGGCGTGATCCAGTCACGGATCTGGCGCTGGTTCGGCTGGAGGGTGGTGAGTCTCCTAAGCCGGCCAGGCTCGGTGACTCCGATGCGCTGGATGTCGGTGACTGGGCCATTGCTCTGGGCACGCCCTATGGCCTCGAGCGAACCGTCACCCTCGGAATTGTCAGCAGCTTGCATCGCAACATCAGCAGCCTCGGTTTCAACGACAAGCGTCTCGATCTGATCCAGACCGATGCGGCGATTAATCCTGGAAACTCTGGTGGTCCCCTGGTGAATGCTGATGGTCGCGTGATCGGCATCAACACCCTGGTGCGATCTGGCCCTGGAGCGGGACTTGGCTTCGCGATTCCCATCAATCTGGCGAGCCGTGTTGCTGAACAGCTGCAACAGGCCGGAGAGGTCGTTCATCCCTATCTCGGCCTTCAATTAATTCCTCTCACGGCCAGAATCGCCAGGGAGCACAACCGCGATCCCAATGCCCTGGTTGAGCTGCCTGAACGTTCCGGTGCTCTGGTTCAGTCTGTTCTGCCTGATAGTCCTGCTCAGCGAGCCGGCCTGCGTCGCGGTGATTTGGTGGTCAAGGCAGGAGAGGTTCCTGTGGATGATCCCCAAACACTGCTTCAGCAAGTCGATCAGGCTGAGATCCATCAGCCGCTCACACTGCAGATCATCCGTGGTGAAAAAGACCTTCAGCTGCCTGTCAAACCTGAACCTTTGCCGGGATTCGGCTGA
- the grrP gene encoding extracellular substrate binding-like orphan protein GrrP, whose translation MRLIQKAATGMLALSTIALVGCQNEKPAADNSSQSSSAKSVYDTGKLKAVVIGDSLPMVKKDGDNYDGLSFVVLEAIRDQINVSPKKKDLDVSIEPVAASSARDGLDMIRSGAADIACGVAFTWQRQRSLTYTLPFSVGGVRLLAPAGIDGTPKSLNGKTVGVVKDSMAANVLAASVDDANFQFFDTPDQALAAVKDGSVEILGGDSLWLRANKAATAPEASLVPDRPYARSGVGCVVADTTPHLLNISNLGIGRLLSGYINDDDGVRSAINTWIGTGSTVGLKDEQINRFFTIVLSTAAEFNPQS comes from the coding sequence ATGCGCCTGATCCAGAAGGCCGCAACCGGCATGCTCGCTCTGTCCACAATCGCCCTTGTGGGCTGTCAGAACGAGAAGCCTGCAGCGGATAACTCCAGCCAGAGTTCCTCAGCGAAGAGTGTCTATGACACCGGCAAGCTGAAAGCTGTGGTCATTGGTGATTCATTGCCGATGGTCAAGAAGGACGGCGACAACTACGACGGGCTGTCATTCGTGGTTCTCGAAGCAATTCGGGATCAGATCAATGTGTCGCCGAAGAAAAAAGATTTAGACGTCAGCATTGAGCCAGTCGCTGCAAGTTCCGCCCGCGACGGCCTGGACATGATCCGCTCCGGAGCTGCTGACATCGCCTGCGGTGTTGCCTTCACCTGGCAGAGACAGCGCTCACTGACCTACACACTGCCGTTCTCCGTAGGCGGCGTGAGGCTCCTGGCCCCAGCGGGCATCGATGGCACTCCCAAGAGCCTGAACGGCAAAACGGTCGGTGTCGTGAAAGACAGCATGGCGGCCAACGTGCTGGCGGCATCGGTGGATGACGCCAATTTCCAGTTTTTCGACACGCCTGATCAAGCTCTGGCTGCCGTCAAGGACGGCAGCGTTGAGATTCTTGGCGGCGACAGTCTTTGGCTGAGAGCGAATAAGGCTGCGACGGCACCGGAAGCCTCATTGGTGCCTGACAGGCCCTATGCCCGCTCCGGAGTGGGTTGCGTGGTGGCTGATACCACTCCCCATCTGCTCAACATCAGCAATCTGGGCATCGGCCGTCTGCTCTCGGGATACATCAACGACGACGACGGAGTCCGCTCGGCCATCAACACCTGGATCGGCACTGGCAGCACCGTGGGCCTGAAGGACGAACAAATCAACCGCTTCTTCACGATCGTGCTCTCCACTGCCGCTGAATTCAATCCGCAGTCCTGA
- the grrA gene encoding GrrA/OscA1 family cyclophane-containing rSAM-modified RiPP — MNKTSLLTFAAVLATSAVLCESSRAAVHNEPDLGNSLEQRIERMSPEAWAVMQRNGVLTDEEIARAWGNGGGRAWGNGGGVRRRAWGNGGGGFANGYRGGFANW, encoded by the coding sequence ATGAACAAGACAAGCCTTCTCACCTTCGCCGCCGTTCTGGCAACAAGTGCGGTGCTCTGTGAATCGTCCAGAGCCGCCGTGCACAACGAACCCGATCTGGGCAACTCTCTCGAACAACGCATCGAGCGCATGAGTCCTGAGGCCTGGGCCGTCATGCAACGCAATGGCGTTCTGACTGACGAGGAGATCGCTCGTGCCTGGGGCAACGGCGGCGGCCGGGCCTGGGGCAATGGCGGCGGAGTCCGGCGACGGGCTTGGGGCAATGGTGGCGGCGGCTTTGCCAACGGCTACCGCGGTGGATTCGCCAACTGGTGA